Proteins encoded in a region of the Bacillus sp. T3 genome:
- a CDS encoding GyrI-like domain-containing protein, whose amino-acid sequence MNDSCQIQEQLVQPVVSIRMKTSVDQLPMVIGQSYGEIMKYLSEKGEAVAGIPFVAYYNMDMQNLDVEIGMPVAHPIAGRGRVQPSEIPSGKYASCTHIGPYPEVGKAYDRLSEFVMENKEVPTGVAYEYYLNSPEEVPESELVTKVAFRLN is encoded by the coding sequence ATGAATGATTCATGTCAAATTCAGGAGCAATTGGTGCAGCCAGTCGTGTCGATTCGGATGAAAACTTCAGTTGATCAGTTGCCCATGGTCATTGGGCAATCGTACGGAGAGATTATGAAATATTTGAGTGAGAAAGGCGAAGCGGTTGCTGGAATTCCATTTGTCGCCTACTACAACATGGACATGCAGAATTTGGATGTGGAGATTGGGATGCCTGTAGCTCACCCTATTGCTGGGAGAGGTCGGGTTCAGCCTAGTGAAATTCCTTCAGGAAAATATGCTTCATGCACACATATTGGTCCTTATCCAGAAGTCGGCAAAGCCTATGATAGGCTCTCAGAATTCGTTATGGAAAACAAAGAAGTACCAACTGGAGTCGCCTACGAATACTATTTGAACAGTCCTGAAGAAGTACCGGAAAGTGAACTCGTAACAAAGGTTGCGTTTCGATTGAATTAG